One Perca flavescens isolate YP-PL-M2 chromosome 5, PFLA_1.0, whole genome shotgun sequence genomic window, ATTTCGTGGTGGTGGCACAGAATGTGTGAAAAATCtttgtggccaccacggaaaacaatgccactgtaaagtcaatgagaagatgacgtagcattaggagcgactatacagtagcgagtagtatgtaaggccgaaattccacgtaaggaggttggttgggtgggtggatgggtcaaactagCGCCCTATATttagagagtgtggccaacgAGGGAATCAAATGTTCTGAGCATACCGTTATGCGATTGGTTCCGAGGTGGTCACGTGTTTCATGGACTCCATGTTGGATACCAACATTCACCTGATTCCCATTGATATAGTGCAGAGAATAGTggaacatttttataaattattttaaaaatgacataaattaCTGAAAACATGCCCAACTGTTGTGCGTTTGGCCGcagtgaaagacagggaagCAGCAAAGGATTTCACAAGTCCCCCACGTGAACCAAAAAGGTGAAAAGTATGGGAGCTGTTCATTGttgtaaatataaatggactgtttttatatagcgcttttctagtcccaacgactactcaaagcactttaacatagtacaggaaccattcaccgttcacacacattcatacgctgtggccaaggctgccgtacaaggagCCACCTGCTCATCCGCTAAACATTCGCACACATTTACACTACaatggcgcagcatcgggggcaattcgaggttcagtgtcttgcctaAGGACACTTCAGCATggaactgcagggccagggattgaaccatCAACCTTCCGTTTGGCAGGCAACCTCTCTACCACTTAGCCACAGCCGGCCCTATTAGGAGGTAAATGTCAATTTCTCTCTTCGATATGATAACAAATtacataggacaaatatagtACGCCTAATACCGTCGTTAATATGTACATTGCTGAATAAAGTTCTAACACTGCTTTAGAAATGAATAAAGTTTGAAGTTAGCcttatgctagcgttagctttttcGCTAGCACTCCATGCCCCTAAATGCTTGTGATCTCACCGTAATCATAGCTACGGCTTCAGGTAGGACGGGGATGttgcttttcacaagtttagacagctacaccgatgtttgctaacgttagcgcaacagcgttagcttAGCCTGCTAgttaaatattacgactgccttcggagtttcctatatctgcgtccatgttgtcaacataagacctgtggcgttagtgctccttttgtaccatcattttattgaatgaaatattaagcttggctcctctgagatggttgggttttttttatgttacacacaaagctagctatagttagcctgtatgcTAACGGACATTAGAAAGGTAAACACTGCTAAGAGACTTATTAGGCGACGTGGTCACTCACTACATGGGCATTTTTTAGAGGGCCATTTACTATATACAAGGTAAATATACACTAGAATATTTCCGTAAGTgccttttacatattgacaaacgttgataataacatgtatatgcctgtttatggtgaaaataagcgatttatttcaagatagcatattcggcccatagggttacactgtAGAGTCATCTGACATTGGTATCCAATATGGTGcccatgatttgagttggccacactctctaaATAAAGGGCACTAAAAACAGCGAaacaagtgcattctgggatttggtgtctttcatccacatgaaccaaaaacacattttatggcTTTTCTCGGCccagaaggcaccaatttcaaaacatttttcacatttctactacataagcgacccaatttaaagatatattcatctttccaacagtgaaatatccctttaaaacATGTGAGTGTGTCATGAATAATACAGGTTATAATCTTTGGCACAGTcaactttttaattttaaagaaataaagtagCACACAGTGGTGAAGTCAGGTCTCCAGTTTATTGAATATTCTGCTCAAGAAGAGAATAAACATATCCAACAGGTATTGCAGTGTCACAGGAATCTGACATTTCTTCATCTCTGTAAACATCAGCAGTATCTCCAACAAAAAggtaacagctactaccgcactactgtttttttttagggggaatacacttcaagacagcACCgtcgctccgtggattgttattgggatgattgtCACAGAAgtctggctgaatacactcaccggacagCGGTTaacagctaacggctatcagctagcagggcaagctagctaccggcaggatcgagacagggaccaggggtctcatttataaaactgtgcgtaggatccttactataggtgtacgtgcgcccaaaagcctaaaatgccgtacgccgaaaaaaagtcagatttataaaaccatgtgtacgcacacctgtaagcaatgttccctttataaatcacagattgactacaagtgtgcgtacgtggatcagcctcttatcccgccctgtacacgcccatttttaaccataaaaagtcaatgcaaagcatctcgtgaatgctgatcagtatgttaatgatcCTGGCAGCTCTTTCGTTACACCAAgtcatgccgaatcatgacgactggtggagaaaaaaaataaattaattaataaacctGTCAGACGCTctggaattgctgccaattgaattataatttcggcctgttgtcgcacagtgtatggaaaccggatctagactacctttattaattaaatctttcaaaacggcaggcattacggcactctgggacagcttcgatataccagacgtatataagaagatttaacagaactatattatatccaaacaagccttagtgatgaagttgaagattatatataatatttatttaaaaaaacacttagctgtctgacatttccctctggaaacagccagtttcacccagagtggcgaggacctgtatttggaccgggatggcacggttccggcgcgttaccctctctactggacccaattcagtacatagatccaagagcgaaGCTAtatattacagctatattagggaatttaaatcggcatatgagccagtcatcgtcatggtccctgaagtctctttctctcctgattcttccattccggtcctcctgcagggccagcagtaccatcatgcagcattacgcacgggttcaccgcagtatttatatgtttagtctacaacaatttgtgattgttaacaccttgctaaaatcacagcatcaactagtggtatccccccaccccgagatacaatttgaaatcgaaATGTAAAAGGCAAACAcgcttttcttcatgcaggttttgtcatgaacagtattaaagttcggactgataacgaggacatagcGTAAcaattgcgcgagagcttaacggctgtatttccagactttgacatttgatgatatatgcacagttttaaagacagatatttagttatttacactgtgttgtgcagttatctaatgctaaggtatttgatgctatcctgtattccatgcagtcgggccatctccttctcctgcgctccgtatcagacaatgtgacggtgagacagcgctgattaaatattaagaatgagtttttatttaagatttgaggtgtttatggaacaattatgactcagtacaagcacaaataacactgctggatttaatcttcatatggtgtgaagaaatgtgcgttAGGCATcaatacttaaacatattaagagtagcctaacttattcccacatgtactttctgcagtctgacttcagttcaccacctcaccatctgcgtcgcaaatgtgcgtacgcatgggtcagagtttgcgtggaggaccgcacattctcccgtcaagtttgttttttataaatcacaacctttgcgtgggaagtggcgtacgcacgttttcagccccgttttgtgcgtacgccacgtttataaatgagaccccagggtaggagaatttaaacaatgtctgagttgaaaacacatcttgttgacacgtaagggccctgttcatgtggcacagacatattaattgcattttgtgtctgttaagaggcacaaaggaactctaaaacttgccccgagcactgccgttttaggtcaggggacgcttgtatacgtagctgcagcttctccgtgttacctgcactgattcgggtcgaggttttttctatcgaaagtactcgcgtagctatagcgatcaagattaacgtaaaaggAATTCTCCTTTATGGTATAGACTTAACAGACAAACTTAATGATTCCTCTTGTATTCTGAAAAAGATAACtatttcaaaaaagaaaactgctaaataaaacaaaacggCACTTAAGCTAATTTATATCCCATTACCAATATGCTAATTTCAATAAAACATGTTAATAATATTTTCTTCATCAGCTATGAGTTATATTTCAACATACAAGTGTTGACGAAGCAATTGTGTACGAATATAAGCTCTTTAACTTTAAGTATAAAGAATTAGAATAGAAATGtactattaaaaatatatctgtTATCTGTCAAGAAATGAAAGTTTAAACTTATTAGAAATCTGTGAAGTACTAACCAGTTTTAGAAGAAGGCTGCACATCAAATCAACATGAACACATTGACAGAAAATCACATATACAGACACCTCTTGATTAAATCATCAATGTTCCTGGTCTCTTTGAGTTTGAATGCATTGTTTGAATGTGTGAAGCATGTTCAAGATAAAATGTAAACTCATATCCCTATTTACAGACCAAGAATCAAACACTCTTCatcattattcttattattcttATTCAACTGGACGCAGGTGCACATAGTTGGATTTGTAAAGAACCCAAAATCCTGGGTAAACAGGCTCAGTGAAAGTGGTGTGAAAGGTGTAGAGGTGCTTCAGTGTGTTAGAGGAGactctgtagaaggacagagtgcCAGCAGGCCAGTCAAGATACACCCCAACTATGCTACAGCCATCAGAGGGGGGAAGAAATTGCTTCACTATCTTGCCATTATGAAATGCTCTGATAACGCGCAAGGGGACACTTGATTTCTGGCCTAAAGTCCACGAAACGGCATTATATCCAAACATGCcatttaaatgttgtgtttttctgtcaatTGTACTGTATGCAACAGCAACATAAACAGATTGTATAGAACTCTGACTCCACTCCACCTCCCAGTAATGTTGCCCAGATAAGCTCTCTTTGCACAACACCTGAGGATGTGTAGCAAACCTCTCTGGGTGATGAGGATATGACTGCTTTGCTCCAGATCTTGCCTTCTTGTTTCCCTCAGACAGAGTGAGCGAGCCATTTATAGTGTTTGGGTCCAAGTTGAGATCACAGGCATCTGATGGAGAGACCAAAACAAGATGTTTTATCAGTTATTGTGATGGTCAAACAGGTTTCTGGAGGACAGTTATTAGTACAGCATGTTTTTtgacttggaaaaaaaatgtaaacagactTACACCAGATCAGATCTCTTCTGTCTGTGATTTTCTCAACAGGAGGGAGTTCAAGGTTTGAAACATCTTCATTGACCAGAATGCCATTCTTGTAATGGTAGATGGTTGCTCCTGTGTATTTCTTGTTTGCAATGGTTGCTATGAGGAAACAGAATTGACTGTTGTTCTTCTGTGCTGTGGCAAAGTTATGGAAAGCTTTGGTTTTTTCTCTCATATGGCTCAAAACTTCATCTGAGTAGTACCATGGATCTTCAATGGTACTTCCTAATTTTTGAACGCCCAAGTGGTCGGCCATTACATCAAGGTCAGTATCACCCCTTTCTACTGAAGTGAAAACAAAGCACAGAACGTTGTCTACACCTTGACAAAGAACTTCTTTGTCCAGCGCTGACTGATTTGGGATGATCTTTGTTCCCTCCATGGTATCTACACAGGATCTGATGACAttgatttctctctctttacgaTCCAGCCACTTGGTTAGTTTTTCCTGACTGAATGGTGACTTGTCTCTGTCTTCAAAGAGTTGGTTCAGTGAGCTCTCATCCTCTTTACCTTCACGGATGGAGGGAAGTTTCTCTGCCAAggcctgctggaagttagatgCATAATTATCACACAATTTTTGGAGAGTGCTCAATTCTTCTTTAATCACAGGAAAATGTGTTACAAGTTTGTCTTCTAGAGAATCGTTGCATCTCATTTCTATTTCCCTTAAACCTTCTAGAATATCCTGGACCATCCTAACTAGTTTGTCGTTGATCTCACTCTTCAGCTCAGCAGCCTCAGGGTACAAATTCTTCAGCGGCATCAGCCAGACCTTCACTGGAACTGCATTCTCTCCATTTTCTCCCAGTAGCTTTGGGAGTTGCTCATAGGTCCTCACTGCATCTTCAAATGTTGAAGGGTTGCTTTCAAGAATTAAGTCTCCATGGAATTTGCAGGATAATTTCTTGGTCAGttctttttctttatcattCAGCTTAAGCGACCCTTTCGcctcaatttttttaaattcaaaatagGGGATCATTTTTATCGCAGCGCGCATTCTGCCTTGGATTTCCTGAACACTGCTGGCCTCTAACTTTTCACtgtcaaacacaaagaaagcatttGCCCCATAAAGGATGCCTGTGACTACATGTGTTGCTGAGCTCGCCTTAATGGCATCCATCTGTTGGGTTTCCATGGTTAGATGTTTAATCATTAACTGCTTGAAGTGGGTGGTAACTTTGTACTGACACGTCACTCTGCTCTGATTGTGGAATTTCTTCTTATCATTCAGGTAGTTGGCAGATCCTCTAACTTCAAGCATTCGACACAGGAAACTGGCCTTCACAGAAGCTTCAACATCCAGCAGAGTGCACTTGGATTCAGTGGCGTCAGATGTAGAAATTTCAAATGCACTGGTGTGCTGAGAGTTTTCAGTTATCTTGCCTTGTAGAGTTGTATCATCCCACAATGTCAAACCTATAGAAATAAGAAACCATCAGTCATCTGTTAAAGCAGGAAAATCTTTTTGATGCAACACCaagtttaccttgtcatagttgaattacgacagtttggtgggtaaaaaGGATATACAGAGAATCTCAAAGTCCCATTTACATCCCTTTCTTATGCAAATCTCAccatttgaaactgctgctgaaaaacaggcgaatctcaacaaagctaaaagtttaCATCAACTCGGTGGCTgtaccttatttggctctaccttctaCCTTTTTTCACGCCCctacatttacataggccactGATCTGGGACCAGTTTTGTGAATCATCATAGGTCGCCCAGGTCTTAgatattttatacattgttcgtcTGCAATTTCATTATTTAATTCACTTCTGATACTTTTTTATGTGACAAATCAAcaatgtagaggtcaaatataggccattttatgaaaattgatggctaattgcaaattaagTCTGAGTGAGTTCAGAAGCTCCACAGTATGACGTGACAGCCGGTGACTGCCTGCCCGGATCGCTGGCTTGCTGCCTGGACTGTccaccttcacagaccccgctgCGCGCTGGCTGGAGCTCTATCAGGAGATGCCGAATACTGGCCCACAGAAAAGTGTTTAGAACAAGTAGATAACGGACAATGGAGTGGGACATGTGGATTTAATGCAGCGTTGCAGTGGACTCGCAATGGGTGGTGTGCAGGAGCTGCCTTCCGGCGGCAGTTCACAGTACGTTAACTTTTTCTTTCCAACATGGATCGTcagggaacacagggctgtggagCCACCAGGACAAAACATGATAAGAACATAGTTACAACTCTGTCTGTATGCCTTTGGGCTTCACTCTCCGCTAAATGTCCCTGTGCTGAGACACTGAACTAACTACAGCATGAGTTGTGATTCCTTGGAGGTTTTTTATGTCCCAACGTAATGTTACAACAACACTAATtgtaactagaactgcaagcagttatgacagGGTCCAAGCCTCCCCAGCGCCAGTTCCACATGGCGCAAGTTTCCTCTGAAAACACTAAGAACCCACAAAAGCGGAGCCCGCGAAAAAGAGAACCCAAAACACGACGGTGGCGAGGCAAAAGTTAGGAAATTTGACCAATTGCGAGCTCCAAAGTGTGTAGTGAAATGCTATGACAAATTTCCCATTCATTGAGTAAAAGGCCAAAACACTTCTACCTCAATTATAGCACCCCCTCAAAGGCGATCATCACCAAATCTGGTGTAGAACCGCAGAGTAGCATGTCAAATAATAACGTCAAGTTTTGTGATGATAGCATTTACTGCAGAAGAGATATTGCCATTGCAAGttttttcccatttaaatgcattgacttATTTGCCAAAACGCGTCTACGTTCATTATAGCGCTCCCTAATGGCCGATTTACACCACATTTGGTAACAAGGCTCGGAGTGGGATGTTGCGCAACACAAATCCagaaaaattcttttgataacttatCAACTTATCAATAGGTCAGGTGCATCTTGAGATGCAACATACCAAGTTCCGTA contains:
- the LOC114555902 gene encoding stonustoxin subunit beta-like, producing the protein MASDNKTVAALGRPFTLGMLYDARRDELIPGLTLWDDTTLQGKITENSQHTSAFEISTSDATESKCTLLDVEASVKASFLCRMLEVRGSANYLNDKKKFHNQSRVTCQYKVTTHFKQLMIKHLTMETQQMDAIKASSATHVVTGILYGANAFFVFDSEKLEASSVQEIQGRMRAAIKMIPYFEFKKIEAKGSLKLNDKEKELTKKLSCKFHGDLILESNPSTFEDAVRTYEQLPKLLGENGENAVPVKVWLMPLKNLYPEAAELKSEINDKLVRMVQDILEGLREIEMRCNDSLEDKLVTHFPVIKEELSTLQKLCDNYASNFQQALAEKLPSIREGKEDESSLNQLFEDRDKSPFSQEKLTKWLDRKEREINVIRSCVDTMEGTKIIPNQSALDKEVLCQGVDNVLCFVFTSVERGDTDLDVMADHLGVQKLGSTIEDPWYYSDEVLSHMREKTKAFHNFATAQKNNSQFCFLIATIANKKYTGATIYHYKNGILVNEDVSNLELPPVEKITDRRDLIWYACDLNLDPNTINGSLTLSEGNKKARSGAKQSYPHHPERFATHPQVLCKESLSGQHYWEVEWSQSSIQSVYVAVAYSTIDRKTQHLNGMFGYNAVSWTLGQKSSVPLRVIRAFHNGKIVKQFLPPSDGCSIVGVYLDWPAGTLSFYRVSSNTLKHLYTFHTTFTEPVYPGFWVLYKSNYVHLRPVE